A single Larimichthys crocea isolate SSNF chromosome VIII, L_crocea_2.0, whole genome shotgun sequence DNA region contains:
- the plekha7b gene encoding pleckstrin homology domain-containing family A member 7 isoform X2 codes for MAAPLGRDTLPDYWSYGVCRDGRVFFINDKTRSTTWLHPRTGEPVNSGHMIRSDLPRGWEEGFTDEGASYFINHNLRTTSFRHPVTGQISPENTEYTLQDRLESRMSKSAANQRSPSMVTDSSKAVTSAAVDVTSGSKASRGTGKVHSFGKRDHAIKRNLNIPVVVRGWLYKQDSSGMRLWKRKWFVLSDYCLFYYKDSREETVLGSIPLPSYVIAPVEPDDHINRKYAFKASHTGMRSYIYNKNSVIGSQAEHCGMRTYFFSADTQEDMNGWIRAMNQAALMQQSHTIKREVEKPKKAVQQAVPQSNHVHVNQNLSQPESHRRTDREEPPDNGTQLTHGEEVRYEIQGRPSQSATEERAERLSPDSVDGATHKNGQQTVIQVALPPEQNGNLVYQRGFVSRADPDKHVQRKNTLAQVEQWVKVHKGDPPKSAPSAEYNLPRRTPPLKPKASTTDATYQSLPKSPRLPSGSNSPPATCNLPSDYKYAHDRLSHFRMSTDERMATKEGMVWQLYEWQQRQQFRHGSPTAPIYTGPNFTDSSSFRVTVEMPRSISVPPSPCEVPPSVPTSFKPLSPRRPHTPSDRRTVRPLDEVAPGDSTRSSSPGHICAQLSQTSQIERRSMPAMGYITHTVSAPSLHGKTPEELTLLLIQLRRHQAKMAGVHSPSDAFAHLQHHQHNGLLGPSMQADDTYIQLKKDLEYLDLKVGPNKVTGRESLKTERPSRPVKIAESDADVKLSRLCEQDKILQELEATIRTLKEDKDKLESVLDVSHQQMEQYRDQPAHAEKIAYQQKLLQEDVVHIRAEISQVSTEMENAWNEYSRLERDVDWLKSALQGHMSRSDLSQQEKVQIRKELWRIEDVIAGLSTSKANYKVTISSVTNPERKFVPSVSASSVPSMSGSPSAMEMRLSQQHQQQHSPHLSPSSHTPTLSSSPSLQPLRHSATIAGGLKWGEDDVPPRPPLPQLYSPEEHPPAVPPLPRETTVIRHTSVRGLKRQSDERKRDREIGQYTNGDGKVELRPFLSDPELMGAGDGSSHISVVVCGHDGYQTLPSRGVAGSSLRLNQSSSISSYVTLRRASSAAGGKERPKSALERLYSGDPAQQQQRGKMSADEQLERMKRHQKALVRQRKRTLSHGDRHASPTSRPSSSSSAPSSRPLSADLGSWKREQDFDLQLLERAVQGEEAQGVRSVQGEERPPEHKERPRSHSDEWLTLRSTATTPPAHEADLEPLDYDVDLNKELSKPQKVLIPERYVDSEPEEPLSPQEVEDRHRKVERIKSILAKSSVQNLASTVPVDKPEVGVVALDSALQEQERIITMSYALASEASLKSKLVAVPTQANLPTPPPPPPPPPPPLPPVSLAPASPSPISNGIHYTFV; via the exons GCTAGAATCCCGTATGTCCAagtcagcagccaatcagagatcCCCCAGCATGGTCACAGACTCCTCCAAGGCTGTGACCTCAGCAGCAGTGGATGTCACCTCGGGGTCAAAG gCCTCCAGAGGTACAGGGAAAGTACACAGTTTTGGAAAGAGGGATCATGCTATTAAAAGAAACCTCAACATCCCAGTGGTGGTGAGAGGCTGGCTCTATAAACAG GACAGCTCTGGAATGCGACTGTGGAAACGGAAgtggtttgttttgtcagactACTGCTTGTTTTATTACAAAG ACAGCCGAGAGGAGACGGTGCTCGGTAGCATCCCTCTGCCCAGTTATGTCATTGCACCAGTTGAGCCTGATGACCACATAAACCGTAAATACGCTTTCAAG GCGAGCCATACAGGAATGCGCTCCTACATTTACAATAAGAACTCTGTGATTGGCTCACAGGCTGAACACTGCGGGATGCGGACATATTTCTTCAGTGCGGACACACAGGAGGACATGAATGGCTGGATCCGGGCCATGAACCAGGCTGCGCTGATGCAGCAGAGTCACACTATAAAGAG agaggtggagaagCCAAAGAAGGCTGTGCAACAAGCAGTCCCACAGTCCAACCATGTCCACGTCAACCAGAACTTATCTCAGCCGGAAAGCCATcgcaggacagacagagaggaaccTCCAGATAACGGTACCCAACTGACGCATGGAGAAGAGGTGAGATACGAGATCCAAGGGAGGCCAAGTCAGTcagccacagaggagagagcagagagactcTCTCCAGACTCTGTCGATGGTGCCACCCACAAGAACGGACAGCAAACTGTGATCCAAGTGGCTCTGCCACCGGAACAGAATGGAAATCTTGTCTATCAGAGGGGCTTTGTTTCGCGGGCAGACCCTGAcaaacatgtgcagaggaaaaacacactggCTCAGGTGGAGCAGTGGGTCAAAGTGCATAAAGGAGACCCACCAAAGAG tgcTCCCTCTGCTGAGTACAACCTCCCTCGGCGTACTCCTCCATTAAAGCCCAAAGCCAGCACAACGGATGCCACCTATCAGTCGTTGCCAAAGTCTCCCCGTCTCCCATCTGGCAGCAACTCTCCTCCAGCAACATGCAACCTGCCCAGTGACTACAAGTATGCCCATGACCGGCTCAGCCACTTCCGCATGTCCACCGATGAGCGCATGGCCACCAAGGAGGGAATGGTGTGGCAGCTATACGAATGGCAGCAGCGACAGCAGTTCCGTCACGGTAGCCCCACCGCTCCTATCTACACCGGCCCCAACTTCACAGACTCTTCTTCTTTTAGAGTCACAGTGGAGATGCCACGTTCTATCTCTGTCCCTCCGTCCCCATGTGAAGTCCCTCCGTCAGTCCCCACTTCCTTCAAACCCCTGTCCCCTCGCAGGCCTCACACTCCCTCAGACAGACGCACAGTCAGGCCCCTGGATGAAGTAGCACCTGGGGACAGCACAAGGTCCAGCTCCCCCGGCCATATTTGTGCCCAACTTTCTCAG ACTTCTCAAATAGAGAGGAGGTCCATGCCAGCCATGggctacatcacacacactgtcagcgCACCCAGCTTGCATGGCAAAACG CCAGAGGAGCTGACTCTGCTCCTCATTCAGCTTCGGAGGCACCAGGCCAAGATGGCTGGTGTGCATAGCCCCAGCGATGCATTTGCTCACCTGCAGCACCACCAGCACAACGGCCTTCTAGGCCCCAGCATGCAG GCTGATGATACTTACATACAACTGAAGAAGGACCTGGAGTATCTAGATCTGAAGGTGGGCCCCAACAAA GTTACTGGACGCGagagtttaaaaacagaaagaccaTCAAGGCCTGTGAAAATAGCAGAAAGTGATGCTGAT GTGAAATTAAGTCGCCTGTGTGAACAAGACAAGATTCTACAGGAGCTAGAGGCCACGATACGCACTTTGAAGGAGGACAAG GACAAGCTGGAGTCTGTGCTAGATGTTTCCCACCAGCAGATGGAGCAGTACAGAGATCAGCCGGCCCATGCTGAGAAGATTGCCTATCAGCAGAAATTACTACAAGAGGATGTGGTTCACATCAGGGCCGAAATATCCCAAGTGTCCACA gaGATGGAGAACGCATGGAACGAGTACAGCCGGCTGGAGAGAGACGTGGACTGGCTGAAGTCGGCTCTGCAGGGACATATGAGCCGCAGCGATCTCTCTCAG CAAGAGAAAGTCCAGATAAGAAAAGAACTGTGGAGGATTGAGGACGTTATTGCAGGCCTCAGCACCAGTAAAGCCAACTACAAAGTCACTATCTCCTCTGTTACCAACCCAG AGAGGAAATTTGTGCCTTCAGTGTCGGCGTCATCAGTGCCTTCTATGTCTGGGAGCCCGTCTGCTATGGAGATGAGATTGTCCCAGCAGCACCAACAGCAGCACAGCCCCCACCTCAGCCCCAGTAGCCACACCCCCACCCTTTCCTCCAGCCCGAGCCTGCAGCCTTTACGCCACTCTGCAACCATCGCCGGTGGGCTTAAATGG GGTGAGGATGATGTGCCTCCCAGACCTCCTCTACCTCAGCTCTACAGTCCTGAAGAGCATCCCCCTGCTGTGCCCCCGTTACCCCGGGAGACAACGGTCATCAGGCACACTTCTGTACGCGGCCTCAAACGACAGTCAGATGAACGCAAAAGGGACAGAGAGATTGGCCAGTACACCAATGGAGACGGCAAG GTGGAACTTCGGCCTTTCCTGAGTGATCCAGAGCTCATGGGAGCTGGAGACGGTTCCAGCCACATCAGTGTAGTAGTGTGTGGACATGATGGTTACCAGACATTACCTAGCAGAG GAGTGGCTGGCTCCTCGCTTAGGCTAAATCAATCTTCAAGCATCTCCTCATATGTGACCCTCCGAAGAGCAAGCTCAGCTGCCGGCGGGAAG GAGAGACCAAAAAGTGCCTTGGAGCGTCTGTACTCTGGGGACCcggcgcagcagcagcagaggggcAAGATGAGTGCCGATGAGCAgctggagaggatgaagaggcaCCAGAAGGCACTCGTCCGCCAGCGCAAACGCACCCTGAGTCACGGAGACCGCCACGCCTCTCCAACGTCGCGcccctcgtcctcgtcctcggcCCCATCGTCGCGCCCGCTCTCAGCAGACTTGGGATCA TGGAAGAGAGAGCAGGACTTTGATCTGCAGTTGCTCGAGAGGGCTGTGCAGGGGGAGGAGGCGCAGGGAGTTAGGAGCGTTCAGGGGGAGGAAAGACCTCCCGAGCACAAAGAGAGGCCTCGCTCGCACTCTGACGAATGGCTGACCCTCCGCTCCACGGCCACAACCCCTCCCGCCCATGAAGCTGACCTGGAGCCACTAGACTATGATGTGGACCTTAACAAAGAA CTGTCCAAGCCTCAGAAAGTGTTGATTCCGGAGCGCTATGTGGACTCAGAGCCAGAGGAGCCTCTCAGTccgcaggaggtggaggaccgCCATCGCAAGGTGGAGCGCATCAAGAGCATCTTGGCAAAGTCCAG CGTGCAGAACCTAGCATCTACAGTGCCCGTGGATAAGCCAGAGGTCGGGGTGGTGGCACTCGACTCAGCTctgcaggagcaggagaggatCATCACCATGTCCTACGCTCTCGCCTCGGAGGCTTCACTCAAAAGCAAACTAGTTGCAG TGCCAACACAGGCTAACCTCCCCACCCCgcctcccccaccccctccacctcctcctcctcttcctcctgtatCTCTGGCgcctgcctctccctctcctaTAAGCAACGGGATTCACTACACGTTTGTCTAA
- the plekha7b gene encoding pleckstrin homology domain-containing family A member 7 isoform X1, with translation MSHSLSGQLEQVYQSELEQRESEQKQGRGDARARMGTCCCSCLPLGQGTDSADHETEVAAELELSSLEKEERQIETSHNLRTTSFRHPVTGQISPENTEYTLQDRLESRMSKSAANQRSPSMVTDSSKAVTSAAVDVTSGSKASRGTGKVHSFGKRDHAIKRNLNIPVVVRGWLYKQDSSGMRLWKRKWFVLSDYCLFYYKDSREETVLGSIPLPSYVIAPVEPDDHINRKYAFKASHTGMRSYIYNKNSVIGSQAEHCGMRTYFFSADTQEDMNGWIRAMNQAALMQQSHTIKREVEKPKKAVQQAVPQSNHVHVNQNLSQPESHRRTDREEPPDNGTQLTHGEEVRYEIQGRPSQSATEERAERLSPDSVDGATHKNGQQTVIQVALPPEQNGNLVYQRGFVSRADPDKHVQRKNTLAQVEQWVKVHKGDPPKSAPSAEYNLPRRTPPLKPKASTTDATYQSLPKSPRLPSGSNSPPATCNLPSDYKYAHDRLSHFRMSTDERMATKEGMVWQLYEWQQRQQFRHGSPTAPIYTGPNFTDSSSFRVTVEMPRSISVPPSPCEVPPSVPTSFKPLSPRRPHTPSDRRTVRPLDEVAPGDSTRSSSPGHICAQLSQTSQIERRSMPAMGYITHTVSAPSLHGKTPEELTLLLIQLRRHQAKMAGVHSPSDAFAHLQHHQHNGLLGPSMQADDTYIQLKKDLEYLDLKVGPNKVTGRESLKTERPSRPVKIAESDADVKLSRLCEQDKILQELEATIRTLKEDKDKLESVLDVSHQQMEQYRDQPAHAEKIAYQQKLLQEDVVHIRAEISQVSTEMENAWNEYSRLERDVDWLKSALQGHMSRSDLSQQEKVQIRKELWRIEDVIAGLSTSKANYKVTISSVTNPERKFVPSVSASSVPSMSGSPSAMEMRLSQQHQQQHSPHLSPSSHTPTLSSSPSLQPLRHSATIAGGLKWGEDDVPPRPPLPQLYSPEEHPPAVPPLPRETTVIRHTSVRGLKRQSDERKRDREIGQYTNGDGKVELRPFLSDPELMGAGDGSSHISVVVCGHDGYQTLPSRGVAGSSLRLNQSSSISSYVTLRRASSAAGGKERPKSALERLYSGDPAQQQQRGKMSADEQLERMKRHQKALVRQRKRTLSHGDRHASPTSRPSSSSSAPSSRPLSADLGSWKREQDFDLQLLERAVQGEEAQGVRSVQGEERPPEHKERPRSHSDEWLTLRSTATTPPAHEADLEPLDYDVDLNKELSKPQKVLIPERYVDSEPEEPLSPQEVEDRHRKVERIKSILAKSSVQNLASTVPVDKPEVGVVALDSALQEQERIITMSYALASEASLKSKLVAVPTQANLPTPPPPPPPPPPPLPPVSLAPASPSPISNGIHYTFV, from the exons GCTAGAATCCCGTATGTCCAagtcagcagccaatcagagatcCCCCAGCATGGTCACAGACTCCTCCAAGGCTGTGACCTCAGCAGCAGTGGATGTCACCTCGGGGTCAAAG gCCTCCAGAGGTACAGGGAAAGTACACAGTTTTGGAAAGAGGGATCATGCTATTAAAAGAAACCTCAACATCCCAGTGGTGGTGAGAGGCTGGCTCTATAAACAG GACAGCTCTGGAATGCGACTGTGGAAACGGAAgtggtttgttttgtcagactACTGCTTGTTTTATTACAAAG ACAGCCGAGAGGAGACGGTGCTCGGTAGCATCCCTCTGCCCAGTTATGTCATTGCACCAGTTGAGCCTGATGACCACATAAACCGTAAATACGCTTTCAAG GCGAGCCATACAGGAATGCGCTCCTACATTTACAATAAGAACTCTGTGATTGGCTCACAGGCTGAACACTGCGGGATGCGGACATATTTCTTCAGTGCGGACACACAGGAGGACATGAATGGCTGGATCCGGGCCATGAACCAGGCTGCGCTGATGCAGCAGAGTCACACTATAAAGAG agaggtggagaagCCAAAGAAGGCTGTGCAACAAGCAGTCCCACAGTCCAACCATGTCCACGTCAACCAGAACTTATCTCAGCCGGAAAGCCATcgcaggacagacagagaggaaccTCCAGATAACGGTACCCAACTGACGCATGGAGAAGAGGTGAGATACGAGATCCAAGGGAGGCCAAGTCAGTcagccacagaggagagagcagagagactcTCTCCAGACTCTGTCGATGGTGCCACCCACAAGAACGGACAGCAAACTGTGATCCAAGTGGCTCTGCCACCGGAACAGAATGGAAATCTTGTCTATCAGAGGGGCTTTGTTTCGCGGGCAGACCCTGAcaaacatgtgcagaggaaaaacacactggCTCAGGTGGAGCAGTGGGTCAAAGTGCATAAAGGAGACCCACCAAAGAG tgcTCCCTCTGCTGAGTACAACCTCCCTCGGCGTACTCCTCCATTAAAGCCCAAAGCCAGCACAACGGATGCCACCTATCAGTCGTTGCCAAAGTCTCCCCGTCTCCCATCTGGCAGCAACTCTCCTCCAGCAACATGCAACCTGCCCAGTGACTACAAGTATGCCCATGACCGGCTCAGCCACTTCCGCATGTCCACCGATGAGCGCATGGCCACCAAGGAGGGAATGGTGTGGCAGCTATACGAATGGCAGCAGCGACAGCAGTTCCGTCACGGTAGCCCCACCGCTCCTATCTACACCGGCCCCAACTTCACAGACTCTTCTTCTTTTAGAGTCACAGTGGAGATGCCACGTTCTATCTCTGTCCCTCCGTCCCCATGTGAAGTCCCTCCGTCAGTCCCCACTTCCTTCAAACCCCTGTCCCCTCGCAGGCCTCACACTCCCTCAGACAGACGCACAGTCAGGCCCCTGGATGAAGTAGCACCTGGGGACAGCACAAGGTCCAGCTCCCCCGGCCATATTTGTGCCCAACTTTCTCAG ACTTCTCAAATAGAGAGGAGGTCCATGCCAGCCATGggctacatcacacacactgtcagcgCACCCAGCTTGCATGGCAAAACG CCAGAGGAGCTGACTCTGCTCCTCATTCAGCTTCGGAGGCACCAGGCCAAGATGGCTGGTGTGCATAGCCCCAGCGATGCATTTGCTCACCTGCAGCACCACCAGCACAACGGCCTTCTAGGCCCCAGCATGCAG GCTGATGATACTTACATACAACTGAAGAAGGACCTGGAGTATCTAGATCTGAAGGTGGGCCCCAACAAA GTTACTGGACGCGagagtttaaaaacagaaagaccaTCAAGGCCTGTGAAAATAGCAGAAAGTGATGCTGAT GTGAAATTAAGTCGCCTGTGTGAACAAGACAAGATTCTACAGGAGCTAGAGGCCACGATACGCACTTTGAAGGAGGACAAG GACAAGCTGGAGTCTGTGCTAGATGTTTCCCACCAGCAGATGGAGCAGTACAGAGATCAGCCGGCCCATGCTGAGAAGATTGCCTATCAGCAGAAATTACTACAAGAGGATGTGGTTCACATCAGGGCCGAAATATCCCAAGTGTCCACA gaGATGGAGAACGCATGGAACGAGTACAGCCGGCTGGAGAGAGACGTGGACTGGCTGAAGTCGGCTCTGCAGGGACATATGAGCCGCAGCGATCTCTCTCAG CAAGAGAAAGTCCAGATAAGAAAAGAACTGTGGAGGATTGAGGACGTTATTGCAGGCCTCAGCACCAGTAAAGCCAACTACAAAGTCACTATCTCCTCTGTTACCAACCCAG AGAGGAAATTTGTGCCTTCAGTGTCGGCGTCATCAGTGCCTTCTATGTCTGGGAGCCCGTCTGCTATGGAGATGAGATTGTCCCAGCAGCACCAACAGCAGCACAGCCCCCACCTCAGCCCCAGTAGCCACACCCCCACCCTTTCCTCCAGCCCGAGCCTGCAGCCTTTACGCCACTCTGCAACCATCGCCGGTGGGCTTAAATGG GGTGAGGATGATGTGCCTCCCAGACCTCCTCTACCTCAGCTCTACAGTCCTGAAGAGCATCCCCCTGCTGTGCCCCCGTTACCCCGGGAGACAACGGTCATCAGGCACACTTCTGTACGCGGCCTCAAACGACAGTCAGATGAACGCAAAAGGGACAGAGAGATTGGCCAGTACACCAATGGAGACGGCAAG GTGGAACTTCGGCCTTTCCTGAGTGATCCAGAGCTCATGGGAGCTGGAGACGGTTCCAGCCACATCAGTGTAGTAGTGTGTGGACATGATGGTTACCAGACATTACCTAGCAGAG GAGTGGCTGGCTCCTCGCTTAGGCTAAATCAATCTTCAAGCATCTCCTCATATGTGACCCTCCGAAGAGCAAGCTCAGCTGCCGGCGGGAAG GAGAGACCAAAAAGTGCCTTGGAGCGTCTGTACTCTGGGGACCcggcgcagcagcagcagaggggcAAGATGAGTGCCGATGAGCAgctggagaggatgaagaggcaCCAGAAGGCACTCGTCCGCCAGCGCAAACGCACCCTGAGTCACGGAGACCGCCACGCCTCTCCAACGTCGCGcccctcgtcctcgtcctcggcCCCATCGTCGCGCCCGCTCTCAGCAGACTTGGGATCA TGGAAGAGAGAGCAGGACTTTGATCTGCAGTTGCTCGAGAGGGCTGTGCAGGGGGAGGAGGCGCAGGGAGTTAGGAGCGTTCAGGGGGAGGAAAGACCTCCCGAGCACAAAGAGAGGCCTCGCTCGCACTCTGACGAATGGCTGACCCTCCGCTCCACGGCCACAACCCCTCCCGCCCATGAAGCTGACCTGGAGCCACTAGACTATGATGTGGACCTTAACAAAGAA CTGTCCAAGCCTCAGAAAGTGTTGATTCCGGAGCGCTATGTGGACTCAGAGCCAGAGGAGCCTCTCAGTccgcaggaggtggaggaccgCCATCGCAAGGTGGAGCGCATCAAGAGCATCTTGGCAAAGTCCAG CGTGCAGAACCTAGCATCTACAGTGCCCGTGGATAAGCCAGAGGTCGGGGTGGTGGCACTCGACTCAGCTctgcaggagcaggagaggatCATCACCATGTCCTACGCTCTCGCCTCGGAGGCTTCACTCAAAAGCAAACTAGTTGCAG TGCCAACACAGGCTAACCTCCCCACCCCgcctcccccaccccctccacctcctcctcctcttcctcctgtatCTCTGGCgcctgcctctccctctcctaTAAGCAACGGGATTCACTACACGTTTGTCTAA